In one Diabrotica virgifera virgifera chromosome 7, PGI_DIABVI_V3a genomic region, the following are encoded:
- the LOC114329406 gene encoding 26S proteasome non-ATPase regulatory subunit 6-like isoform X1, with protein MGTENFESETTLNIPNLQLAQLKFILSLPEYRNDEARKKELYEAIVAEDMAPYYEIVCNDLKWKLHKKLLKQMKERNEQVLVSMDEDIEASLKGLVAKDCAELYLNKANYLCKIGDKENAIKVLSHAYDQSFSVKNKLDNVFFCIRIGFFFMDFKLIESNVEKAEKLTEEESDWHSRNCFKIFKAIYSLIVRNFKSASQLLVDAISTFVCTEMITYEHFIKYTLISSVLTLNRNETKQRLIQNADMQQALQADNTFREYLYSLYNCDYKVFFQRLADVEVFMKQDMFLNPHYKSYVREMKIKAYDQLLSTYISVNLSYMSDQFGVCEDYIENDLSKFIAAGRLGYKIDKVSGIVVNQRKDRKTEIFQAVIKHGDILLNRVHKLGRVIEI; from the coding sequence ATGGGCACCGAAAATTTCGAAAGTGAAACTACGCTGAATATTCCAAATTTACAGTTAGCCCAACTAAAGTTTATTCTCTCTTTACCGGAGTACCGAAATGACGAAGCAAGAAAAAAAGAATTATACGAAGCCATCGTGGCCGAAGACATGGCCCCTTATTACGAAATCGTATGCAACGACTTAAAATGGAAACTACATAAGAAACTCCTGAAGCAGATGAAAGAGCGTAACGAACAAGTTTTAGTTTCGATGGATGAAGACATCGAAGCGTCGTTGAAAGGTTTAGTGGCCAAGGACTGTGCGGAACTGTATCTAAATAAAGCTAATTATCTGTGTAAGATCGGTGATAAAGAAAACGCTATTAAGGTACTCAGTCACGCTTATGATCAAAGCTTCTCTGTAAAAAATAAATTAGACAATGTCTTCTTTTGTATCCGCATCGGATTCTTTTTCATGGACTTCAAGTTGATCGAAAGTAACGTTGAAAAAGCCGAAAAATTAACAGAAGAAGAGAGCGACTGGCACAGCCGGAACTGTTTTAAAATCTTTAAAGCCATTTACTCCCTAATCGTCAGGAATTTTAAGTCCGCCTCCCAGCTCTTAGTGGATGCCATTTCGACTTTTGTATGTACCGAAATGATCACTTACGAGCACTTCATAAAGTATACTCTTATATCCTCGGTACTAACCTTGAACCGCAACGAAACAAAACAACGATTAATTCAAAACGCAGATATGCAACAGGCGCTGCAAGCCGATAACACATTTAGAGAGTACTTATATAGTTTATATAATTGCGATTATAAGGTTTTTTTCCAGCGGCTGGCCGATGTAGAGGTTTTTATGAAGCAAGACATGTTTCTTAATCCACACTATAAATCTTACGTTCGAGAAATGAAAATAAAAGCATACGACCAACTACTTTCCACTTACATATCAGTAAATCTGTCTTACATGAGTGATCAGTTCGGCGTCTGCGAGGACTACATAGAGAACGATCTCAGTAAATTCATTGCAGCAGGAAGACTGGGTTACAAAATAGATAAAGTTAGCGGAATAGTCGTAAATCAACGCAAAGACAGAAAAACTGAGATATTTCAGGCGGTTATAAAACACGGAGACATTCTTCTTAATCGCGTACATAAACTGGGTCGAGTTATtgaaatttga
- the LOC114329406 gene encoding 26S proteasome non-ATPase regulatory subunit 6-like isoform X2, which yields MGTENFESETTLNIPNLQLAQLKFILSLPEYRNDEARKKELYEAIVAEDMAPYYEIVCNDLKWKLHKKLLKQMKERNEQVLVSMDEDIEASLKGLVAKDCAELYLNKANYLCKIGDKENAIKVLSHAYDQSFSVKNKLDNVFFCIRIGFFFMDFKLIESNVEKAEKLTEEESDWHSRNCFKIFKAIYSLIVRNFKSASQLLVDAISTFVCTEMITYEHFIKYTLISSVLTLNRNETKQRLIQNADMQQALQADNTFREYLYSLYNCDYKVFFQRLADVEVFMKQDMFLNPHYKSSVLEMKIKVYDQLLSTYISVNCLT from the exons ATGGGCACCGAAAATTTCGAAAGTGAAACTACGCTGAATATTCCAAATTTACAGTTAGCCCAACTAAAGTTTATTCTCTCTTTACCGGAGTACCGAAATGACGAAGCAAGAAAAAAAGAATTATACGAAGCCATCGTGGCCGAAGACATGGCCCCTTATTACGAAATCGTATGCAACGACTTAAAATGGAAACTACATAAGAAACTCCTGAAGCAGATGAAAGAGCGTAACGAACAAGTTTTAGTTTCGATGGATGAAGACATCGAAGCGTCGTTGAAAGGTTTAGTGGCCAAGGACTGTGCGGAACTGTATCTAAATAAAGCTAATTATCTGTGTAAGATCGGTGATAAAGAAAACGCTATTAAGGTACTCAGTCACGCTTATGATCAAAGCTTCTCTGTAAAAAATAAATTAGACAATGTCTTCTTTTGTATCCGCATCGGATTCTTTTTCATGGACTTCAAGTTGATCGAAAGTAACGTTGAAAAAGCCGAAAAATTAACAGAAGAAGAGAGCGACTGGCACAGCCGGAACTGTTTTAAAATCTTTAAAGCCATTTACTCCCTAATCGTCAGGAATTTTAAGTCCGCCTCCCAGCTCTTAGTGGATGCCATTTCGACTTTTGTATGTACCGAAATGATCACTTACGAGCACTTCATAAAGTATACTCTTATATCCTCGGTACTAACCTTGAACCGCAACGAAACAAAACAACGATTAATTCAAAACGCAGATATGCAACAGGCGCTGCAAGCCGATAACACATTTAGAGAGTACTTATATAGTTTATATAATTGCGATTATAAGGTTTTTTTCCAGCGGCTGGCCGATGTAGAG GTTTTTATGAAGCAAGACATGTTTCTTAATCCACACTATAAATCTTCCGTTCTAGAaatgaaaataaaagtatacGACCAACTACTTTCCACTTACATATCAGTAAACTGTCTTACATGA